In the genome of Columba livia isolate bColLiv1 breed racing homer chromosome 10, bColLiv1.pat.W.v2, whole genome shotgun sequence, one region contains:
- the CHCHD4 gene encoding mitochondrial intermembrane space import and assembly protein 40 isoform X3 codes for MSYCRQEGKDRIIFATKEDHETPSSAELVADDPDDPYEEQGLILPNGDINWNCPCLGGMASGPCGEQFKSAFSCFHYSTEEIKGSDCVDQFRAMQECMQKYPDLYPQEDENDEKEKSSKDLEATPMEASAAEEKGSS; via the exons gaaaagacagaattataTTTGCAACCAAGGAGGACCATGAGAcacccagcagtgctgagctggtTGCAGATGACCCTGATGACCCTTATGAAGAACAAG GATTGATCTTGCCCAATGGAGATATCAATTGGAATTGCCCGTGTCTGGGTGGAATGGCTAGTGGTCCCTGTGGGGAACAGTTCAAGTCAGCCTTTTCTTGTTTCCACTATAGCACGGAAGAAATCAAGGGATCAGACTGTGTGGACCAATTCCGTGCCATGCAGGAATGCATGCAAAAATACCCAGATCTTTACCCTCAAGAGGatgaaaatgatgaaaaagagAAGTCAAGCAAAGATTTGGAAGCTACTCCTATGGAGGCTTCTGCTGCTGAAGAGAAGGGATCTAGCTAA